In a single window of the Luteolibacter yonseiensis genome:
- a CDS encoding serine/threonine protein kinase: MTPSIDKLLFTAASHFVEAAERRTFLEFACKGDVKRLRQIEELLAISQDAEEFFDLQGEETAPVVTETEEVNEGSLGARIGPYRLIDRLGSGGCGVVYLAEQQVPVKRRVALKIIRLGMNTENVISRFNLEREALALMDHPNIARVLDAGATASGLPYFVMELVDGERITEFCDQKRLGLRARLELFILVCEAIQHAHQKGVIHRDIKPSNVLVRTDDGRAVPKVIDFGIAKATAGHLDVEATVTNFGQFIGTPAYMSPEQAAGGTDIDTRSDIYSLGALLCELLSGSPPIRFEHFNERSEEEIRSMLRDGDTGMPSAKLREISKDEVEKIAGDRGVDPQRLPALLAGDLDWIVMKALEKERPRRYETANGLALDVQRYLNEEPVLARPPSRRYLLTKMIRRNRIKFVAASIALFGLLGGFGVSTWLFFRERDAREEQARLRVVAEHARANEVHLREMAEAADLMNQAAVFLKYRDIEQADNLVRGITPERVPRSLESAATLKAVANWNLEQKRWKEAAQRFNLLGHVLTSVDMSDSDQISFSLLPALTAVSEWGEPGQYDQLRLLTIKRFEKSANPVVTEQIIKGALLEPADPKILEQVQPLAKVVSTSLAGPKRESDAHNIAWRQFSLALLAYREGRLTEAGDWARRSLATNNQSDTRAVSNRIILAMVDAESGRITEARSALEDARKQVDQWAESPFQVTNADRTLWYNWGATRILLKQAEKMSGN, from the coding sequence ATGACTCCGTCCATTGACAAGCTGCTCTTCACCGCGGCATCACATTTCGTGGAGGCTGCCGAGCGGCGGACGTTTCTGGAGTTCGCCTGCAAGGGGGATGTGAAGCGGTTGCGGCAGATCGAGGAACTGCTGGCCATTTCCCAGGATGCGGAAGAGTTTTTCGACCTTCAGGGCGAAGAGACGGCTCCGGTGGTGACTGAGACGGAAGAAGTCAACGAGGGCAGTCTGGGAGCGCGCATCGGTCCTTACCGGCTGATCGACCGTCTCGGCTCGGGCGGCTGCGGTGTGGTGTATCTCGCGGAACAACAGGTGCCGGTGAAGCGGCGGGTGGCGCTGAAAATCATCCGCCTCGGCATGAACACGGAAAACGTCATTTCACGCTTCAATCTGGAGCGGGAGGCGCTGGCCCTGATGGATCATCCGAACATCGCGCGGGTGCTGGACGCCGGGGCGACCGCTTCCGGGCTGCCGTATTTCGTGATGGAACTGGTGGATGGGGAGCGGATCACCGAATTCTGCGACCAGAAACGTCTCGGACTGAGGGCCCGGCTCGAATTGTTCATCCTCGTCTGCGAGGCCATCCAGCACGCTCACCAGAAAGGCGTGATCCACCGTGACATCAAGCCCTCCAATGTGCTCGTGAGGACGGATGATGGCCGGGCGGTGCCGAAAGTCATCGACTTCGGGATCGCCAAGGCCACGGCGGGACATCTCGATGTCGAGGCGACGGTGACGAACTTCGGCCAATTCATCGGTACTCCCGCCTACATGAGCCCCGAGCAGGCGGCGGGCGGCACCGACATTGATACCCGCAGTGACATCTACAGTCTCGGAGCCTTGCTCTGCGAACTTCTGTCGGGAAGTCCGCCGATCCGGTTCGAGCATTTCAACGAGCGCAGCGAGGAGGAGATCCGCAGCATGTTGCGTGACGGGGACACGGGCATGCCATCGGCGAAACTGCGGGAAATTTCCAAGGACGAGGTTGAAAAAATCGCCGGAGACCGTGGCGTTGATCCGCAGCGGCTGCCGGCGTTGCTGGCGGGCGACCTTGACTGGATCGTGATGAAGGCGCTGGAGAAGGAACGCCCCCGGCGCTATGAGACGGCGAACGGGCTGGCCCTGGATGTGCAGCGTTATCTGAACGAGGAGCCCGTGCTCGCCCGCCCGCCGAGCCGCCGCTATCTGCTGACGAAGATGATCCGGAGGAACCGGATCAAGTTCGTGGCGGCAAGCATCGCGTTGTTCGGCCTGCTCGGTGGTTTCGGCGTTTCGACGTGGCTGTTTTTCCGCGAACGCGACGCCCGCGAGGAGCAGGCGCGGCTGCGGGTCGTCGCGGAACACGCGAGGGCGAACGAGGTGCACCTGCGCGAGATGGCCGAGGCGGCCGACCTGATGAACCAGGCGGCGGTGTTTCTCAAATACCGTGACATCGAGCAGGCGGACAACCTCGTGAGAGGGATCACGCCGGAGCGGGTGCCGCGCTCTCTGGAATCCGCCGCCACACTCAAGGCCGTCGCAAACTGGAATCTGGAGCAGAAACGATGGAAAGAGGCCGCGCAACGCTTCAACCTCCTCGGCCACGTGCTCACCAGCGTGGACATGTCCGATTCGGACCAGATTTCCTTCTCGCTCCTGCCGGCGCTCACCGCCGTCAGCGAATGGGGCGAACCGGGACAGTATGACCAGCTCCGCCTGCTGACCATCAAACGGTTCGAAAAATCCGCAAATCCCGTCGTCACGGAACAGATCATCAAAGGAGCATTGCTGGAACCGGCGGATCCCAAAATCCTCGAACAGGTCCAACCGCTGGCCAAGGTGGTGTCAACTTCTCTCGCCGGACCGAAAAGGGAAAGCGACGCCCACAACATCGCGTGGCGGCAATTCTCGCTCGCCCTGCTGGCCTACCGCGAAGGCCGCCTGACCGAGGCCGGTGATTGGGCGAGGCGCAGTCTTGCCACCAACAACCAGAGCGACACCCGCGCGGTGTCCAACCGGATCATCCTCGCGATGGTGGATGCGGAGAGCGGCCGCATCACGGAGGCCCGTTCCGCATTGGAGGACGCCAGAAAGCAGGTGGACCAATGGGCGGAGAGTCCTTTCCAAGTGACGAATGCCGACCGGACCCTCTGGTACAACTGGGGAGCGACGCGCATTCTCTTGAAGCAGGCGGAGAAAATGTCGGGCAACTGA
- a CDS encoding ECF-type sigma factor has protein sequence MSALTKILQSASGNGGLVSSELLPLVYDELRSLARMRMSKAAPGQTLQATALVHEAWLKISGDEERSWSDRAHFFRAAAQAMRHILVDRARAKASVKRGENAELLDIHVHGLEVEDTTMDERVLLVDEMMNRLETEDPESVRVISLKFFGGLTNKEIAAMDGVAERTVERHWAYAKARLYQLIREETGNDAGDDSVH, from the coding sequence TTGAGCGCACTTACGAAAATTTTGCAGTCAGCAAGCGGAAACGGCGGCCTCGTTTCCTCCGAACTCCTGCCGTTGGTCTATGACGAACTCCGCAGCCTCGCGAGGATGCGGATGTCCAAAGCCGCCCCCGGCCAGACCCTGCAGGCGACCGCGCTGGTGCATGAGGCATGGCTCAAGATCTCCGGCGACGAGGAGCGCTCATGGAGCGACCGCGCGCACTTTTTCCGGGCGGCCGCCCAGGCGATGCGCCACATCCTGGTGGACCGGGCGCGGGCGAAGGCCAGCGTGAAACGCGGGGAAAACGCGGAGCTTCTCGACATCCACGTGCACGGGCTGGAGGTGGAGGACACCACGATGGACGAGCGCGTGCTGCTGGTGGACGAAATGATGAACCGGTTGGAAACGGAGGACCCCGAGAGCGTGCGGGTGATTTCCCTGAAATTTTTCGGCGGCCTCACCAACAAGGAGATCGCCGCCATGGACGGAGTCGCCGAACGCACGGTGGAACGTCACTGGGCCTACGCGAAGGCGCGGCTCTACCAGCTGATCCGGGAGGAAACGGGAAATGATGCGGGAGATGACTCCGTCCATTGA
- a CDS encoding beta-L-arabinofuranosidase domain-containing protein: MMKTRRIAHCLSFCLLISHSARAQDGAVVQNRAPLQSAPFIALDLGSIKPRGWLENQLRMQADGLTGHAEEVIPELGPENGWRGGDGEGWEKGPYYLRGLVSLAYVGGDAKLKKQAQVWIDSLLETQREDGQIGPKSSDDWWPRMVITWTLRDYYEATRDERVIPALMKYARFMHARLPKQPLQEWAKARAADQIDTLYWLYNRTGEAFLLEVVDELRSQANQWNPFFKSLNGAAGDFRITHGVNVSQAMKFPVVNYLRTGAPADRAVFTEGWNVLTEKHGLGIGMWSGTEPLAGRSTTQGVEMCSIVEQMLSSEVAMESLGDPVIGDQLERIAFNLLPGGTTKEFRQFQYYTLPNVPVARKNDPKQLPFADDHGDDLLVSPHSGFHCCCYNLHMGWPKYVQHAWMATKDGGIAAVAYGPTEVTTKLGGTAVKIIEETDYPFSDAVRLKILPAQPVEFPLKLRIPGWSENPRVAVNGEFVSGVKSGEFLTILRTWNPGDQVVAEFPAALEAKTAFKGSATLWRGPLLFSLRIGEEVKTFTKIGKGFDEVEMTPKTPWNYALDMDRKNPGEVVKLTRGKMPQNPWLPETTPVQLTVPAKRLPAWGLVRNDRMADEVPESPASSTGPLEQVTLVPFGAQTLRITAFPLLRGDAVLEPGITVSHQGHGGPIEEIVGAALPESSRGERRPRFTFWDHTGTSEWIEWSFAKPEKVSSVSAYWFDDTDSGKCRVPASWRVLRRENGKWVPLDVSGYGVEKDRENTVRFEPVTTTGLRIEVKLQDGFSGGLLRLGKE; encoded by the coding sequence ATGATGAAAACCCGCCGCATCGCCCACTGCCTTTCTTTTTGTCTTTTGATCAGCCACTCCGCCCGGGCACAGGACGGCGCGGTGGTTCAGAACCGCGCTCCCTTGCAATCCGCCCCATTCATCGCGCTGGACCTGGGTTCCATCAAGCCACGCGGGTGGCTGGAAAACCAACTGCGCATGCAGGCGGACGGTCTTACGGGACACGCCGAGGAAGTCATCCCCGAACTGGGACCGGAGAACGGCTGGCGCGGCGGCGATGGCGAGGGTTGGGAAAAAGGACCCTACTACCTGCGAGGACTCGTCAGCCTCGCCTACGTCGGGGGTGATGCCAAATTGAAAAAGCAGGCGCAGGTGTGGATCGATTCACTGCTTGAGACGCAGAGGGAGGACGGCCAGATCGGTCCGAAATCGAGCGACGACTGGTGGCCGCGCATGGTGATCACCTGGACGCTGCGCGATTATTACGAGGCGACCCGGGACGAACGGGTCATCCCGGCGTTGATGAAATATGCCCGGTTCATGCATGCCCGCCTGCCGAAGCAACCTCTCCAGGAATGGGCGAAGGCGCGGGCGGCGGACCAGATCGACACGCTTTACTGGCTCTACAACCGGACCGGTGAGGCATTCCTGCTGGAGGTGGTGGACGAACTCCGGTCCCAAGCGAACCAATGGAACCCGTTTTTCAAGTCCTTGAATGGGGCGGCCGGTGACTTCCGCATCACCCATGGCGTGAATGTTTCCCAGGCGATGAAATTCCCCGTCGTGAACTACCTGCGCACCGGCGCGCCCGCCGATCGCGCGGTGTTCACGGAAGGATGGAATGTCCTGACGGAAAAGCATGGCCTCGGCATCGGCATGTGGAGCGGCACGGAGCCGTTGGCGGGCCGTTCGACCACCCAGGGCGTGGAGATGTGTTCCATCGTGGAACAGATGCTGAGCAGCGAGGTGGCCATGGAATCGTTGGGGGACCCTGTCATCGGCGACCAATTGGAGCGCATCGCGTTCAACCTTCTTCCCGGCGGCACGACCAAGGAGTTCAGGCAGTTCCAGTATTACACCCTGCCGAATGTGCCGGTCGCCCGGAAAAACGACCCCAAGCAACTGCCCTTCGCCGATGATCACGGAGACGACCTGTTGGTCAGCCCGCATTCGGGATTCCACTGCTGTTGTTACAATCTCCACATGGGCTGGCCGAAGTATGTGCAGCACGCCTGGATGGCCACGAAGGATGGCGGCATCGCCGCCGTCGCCTACGGTCCTACGGAGGTGACGACAAAGCTTGGCGGGACGGCGGTGAAAATCATCGAGGAAACCGATTATCCCTTCAGCGATGCCGTCCGCCTGAAAATCCTGCCCGCGCAGCCCGTGGAATTTCCTCTCAAGCTCCGCATCCCGGGCTGGAGCGAAAATCCCCGCGTGGCGGTGAATGGAGAGTTTGTCAGCGGAGTGAAATCGGGAGAATTCCTCACCATTCTCCGCACATGGAACCCCGGCGATCAGGTGGTGGCGGAGTTCCCGGCGGCATTGGAAGCGAAGACCGCCTTCAAAGGCTCCGCCACCCTCTGGCGCGGTCCCCTGCTTTTCAGCCTGCGCATCGGTGAGGAGGTGAAGACCTTCACGAAGATCGGCAAGGGATTCGACGAGGTGGAAATGACCCCGAAGACGCCATGGAACTACGCGCTGGACATGGATCGCAAGAACCCCGGCGAGGTGGTGAAACTCACCCGTGGCAAGATGCCGCAGAATCCATGGCTGCCCGAGACCACCCCGGTCCAGCTCACCGTTCCCGCGAAACGGTTGCCAGCGTGGGGCTTGGTCAGGAACGACCGCATGGCGGACGAGGTGCCGGAAAGCCCCGCTTCAAGCACCGGGCCGTTGGAGCAGGTGACCCTCGTTCCCTTCGGAGCACAGACGCTGCGGATCACCGCGTTTCCTCTCCTGCGCGGGGACGCGGTGCTTGAGCCGGGTATCACCGTTTCCCATCAGGGGCATGGCGGACCCATTGAGGAGATTGTCGGCGCGGCCTTGCCGGAATCCTCAAGAGGTGAGAGGAGGCCGCGCTTCACGTTCTGGGACCACACCGGCACCAGCGAGTGGATCGAGTGGAGTTTCGCCAAGCCGGAAAAAGTCTCGTCTGTTTCCGCCTACTGGTTTGACGATACGGACTCGGGAAAATGCCGCGTGCCGGCCTCATGGCGGGTGCTGCGGCGCGAGAATGGAAAGTGGGTGCCGCTGGATGTGTCCGGGTACGGCGTGGAAAAGGATCGCGAAAACACGGTCCGCTTCGAGCCTGTCACGACGACCGGCCTGCGCATTGAGGTGAAATTGCAGGATGGGTTTTCGGGTGGGCTGCTGCGGTTGGGTAAGGAGTGA
- a CDS encoding DUF11 domain-containing protein, with protein sequence MRRFLFFVILTGGCLCMRMKAESLSGIADRWQASLDDSSGALQPFPAPPMGKIQDEMVEPAEKVQKVYLIMPSSVTEGGDSKVATLQFSYPEKTSLTFTVAGYPKGRLVFPSKVRMKAGKKSVSFKFSVKDDKATTLNQLVGIKLAIPEYKFEILNVCPSFDNEKPPVVKLAVPSSFQEGDMLSKTATLTLSRALDKDGFVTLVQSPENQLAIPEQIVIPAGKTSVDFPISALQNDLIEGDSLITISAKAGKSTLAKARTTLSDNDRLLLSFEMPEKVSEGGKVAGKVTIPGTLKNDLKVLLSAVNGSGLSFPASVTIWAGLREATFQVSALQNTRLDGTREAVISARAGNVSAKDRGLVVTDDDVAGYRVSVLDGVVAPGQPRKIKVSAVDVEGNIVTGFSGPVNLALIISGGGSQPTSPSLVHLSSGYWSGKVTIPASSSLATALTARDSAGRNGGSGHFDSVRTLGLKAVDLIWDPLRERIYASVPTGAVHQVVAIDPNTMQITGGVATGQDPGKLALTSGGEYLYVSLKGNGTIAKIDPATMTVAAVFSAGSGAGGALYAADIATVPGQPDLVVATRSPLDRNTVNNSVAVYENGVPRQAVTPVRDGGNFLYPTSDPTVFLDFANRWHNSSPSITRRMLKVTAGGISEEPEARIIRMWWTPRTRIYGDMVLFPEGDVYDWEKLKPLGKYSYGGSVCPDAASHRVFYLERYQAGTLSGAVTKLAAYDPVTQNPIDALDLPAIPDDPVDFIRWGESGLAFCNSDTLMLVNSPRLLPSQAATDLVTSIEVPSTPPAVGQWVDCKVTVTNRGPNPARNAYLSVGFSDKVEIKRASADHGLHEIVGDGANLTVDELAAGMSATLNLTVTSASVASIACTALARSSAVDPDFSNSGSHALINYGHWDGPNARNKVGLVGCGQVYDPARKLIWISNAASTELYPVYSPSDGAYEYYYDPVRKIKPPVSRSVVSMDPYTGRISKPIPLNADPAPGAMALSDNGRYLFVGLRDVGEISRIDLQASPPETVRIVLPKDPYSAVPQASDIEALEGDGTSIIVTIKGGGYVAAIDGSTARKVKVERFSFTDTNLITFINRTANPAVFTGVGGMLYRLSVTPEGVWVNKTREKPHGGDFSSSGSGELWMWNMNLFEVGSLAQVVNLLPWSYGLSILENPRNRAYFLDATKITAFDTVTRSRLGELSLVKHEWELNERSFMRWGSDGFSILNDDGVFLARWALAAPAVVVSRSDAPMMPEATGNATDADGDGIPHAFEQLFGSSSSGFDPNPVKLTTATEGGKSVIRLRFPRRVGMTMSDYGYEISPDLKNWKPVDAVSEVPLSLEWINGVNVENIETTFEAPDSGSGFVRLRWR encoded by the coding sequence ATGAGACGATTTTTGTTCTTTGTTATACTAACAGGTGGTTGTCTCTGCATGCGGATGAAGGCGGAGTCTCTGTCGGGAATTGCCGACCGGTGGCAGGCTTCATTGGATGATTCCTCCGGCGCTCTCCAACCGTTTCCCGCCCCACCCATGGGGAAGATACAGGACGAGATGGTGGAACCGGCCGAAAAGGTGCAGAAGGTATACCTCATCATGCCATCCTCGGTGACGGAAGGTGGTGATTCGAAAGTGGCGACCCTGCAATTCTCCTATCCCGAGAAAACTTCGCTCACGTTCACCGTCGCCGGCTACCCGAAGGGGAGGCTGGTCTTTCCCTCGAAGGTCCGGATGAAGGCGGGAAAGAAGTCGGTGAGCTTCAAGTTCAGCGTTAAGGATGACAAGGCCACGACATTGAACCAATTGGTGGGGATCAAGCTCGCTATTCCCGAATATAAATTCGAGATTCTCAATGTCTGTCCGTCATTTGATAATGAAAAACCTCCCGTCGTGAAGCTGGCGGTTCCTTCTTCCTTTCAAGAAGGGGATATGCTATCGAAAACGGCGACCCTCACCTTGAGCCGCGCGCTCGACAAGGATGGATTTGTCACTCTCGTCCAGTCGCCGGAGAATCAGCTGGCCATCCCGGAGCAGATTGTCATCCCAGCGGGGAAAACATCGGTGGACTTTCCCATTTCGGCACTCCAGAACGACCTCATCGAGGGAGATTCCCTGATCACGATTTCAGCGAAGGCGGGGAAGAGTACCCTGGCGAAGGCGAGGACCACCTTGTCTGACAATGACCGCCTTCTGCTGTCGTTCGAGATGCCGGAGAAGGTTTCCGAAGGTGGGAAAGTAGCCGGGAAAGTCACCATTCCCGGAACACTGAAGAACGATCTGAAAGTCCTTCTCTCGGCTGTCAATGGATCGGGGCTGTCGTTTCCCGCCAGTGTTACGATCTGGGCGGGATTGAGGGAGGCGACATTCCAGGTTTCGGCGCTGCAGAACACGCGGCTCGATGGAACCCGCGAGGCCGTCATTTCGGCCCGGGCCGGCAATGTGTCCGCGAAGGATCGTGGCTTGGTGGTGACGGATGATGATGTGGCTGGCTACCGCGTTTCGGTGTTGGATGGCGTTGTGGCTCCGGGACAGCCGCGGAAGATCAAGGTCTCCGCCGTGGACGTGGAAGGCAACATCGTCACCGGTTTTTCCGGACCCGTGAATCTGGCTTTGATCATTTCCGGCGGTGGCAGCCAGCCTACAAGCCCCTCGCTTGTCCATTTGAGTTCAGGATATTGGTCCGGAAAGGTGACGATTCCGGCCTCCTCGTCCCTTGCCACAGCCCTGACCGCAAGAGATTCGGCGGGGCGGAATGGCGGGAGCGGCCATTTCGACAGCGTCAGGACCCTCGGCCTCAAAGCTGTGGATTTGATATGGGATCCGCTCCGGGAGCGGATTTACGCAAGCGTGCCCACAGGGGCGGTTCATCAGGTGGTGGCGATTGATCCGAACACCATGCAAATCACCGGCGGTGTCGCGACGGGGCAGGACCCCGGCAAGTTGGCGCTGACCAGCGGCGGAGAATATTTGTATGTCTCCTTGAAGGGGAACGGGACCATCGCGAAGATCGATCCAGCCACCATGACCGTGGCCGCTGTCTTTTCCGCAGGCAGTGGTGCCGGGGGAGCCCTCTATGCGGCGGACATCGCCACCGTGCCGGGGCAGCCGGATCTTGTCGTCGCGACCCGTTCGCCTCTCGACAGGAACACGGTCAATAACTCGGTGGCGGTTTACGAAAATGGTGTTCCGAGGCAGGCGGTGACGCCCGTGCGGGATGGTGGCAATTTCCTTTACCCCACATCGGATCCCACCGTGTTTTTAGACTTTGCCAATCGATGGCACAACAGCTCGCCCAGCATCACGCGGCGCATGCTGAAGGTCACTGCCGGCGGAATTTCTGAAGAGCCCGAGGCCCGGATCATACGGATGTGGTGGACACCACGCACGCGGATCTACGGAGATATGGTATTGTTCCCCGAAGGGGATGTCTATGATTGGGAGAAATTGAAACCTCTGGGGAAATACTCCTACGGTGGATCCGTATGCCCGGATGCCGCGAGCCATCGGGTATTCTACCTCGAACGTTATCAGGCCGGGACTTTATCGGGTGCCGTGACGAAGCTCGCCGCCTATGATCCGGTGACACAAAATCCCATCGATGCGCTCGATCTGCCCGCCATTCCTGATGATCCGGTGGATTTCATCCGTTGGGGAGAAAGCGGACTGGCGTTCTGTAATTCCGATACCCTGATGCTGGTGAACAGTCCCAGGCTTTTGCCGAGCCAGGCCGCGACGGATTTGGTGACCAGTATCGAAGTTCCTTCAACTCCTCCGGCTGTGGGTCAATGGGTGGACTGCAAGGTCACTGTGACCAACCGCGGACCGAACCCGGCAAGGAACGCGTATCTTTCCGTGGGTTTTTCCGACAAGGTGGAAATCAAGCGGGCGTCTGCCGACCACGGCCTGCATGAGATCGTGGGAGATGGGGCGAACCTGACGGTGGATGAATTGGCAGCGGGGATGTCCGCGACTCTCAATCTGACGGTAACCTCCGCCAGTGTGGCGAGCATCGCCTGCACGGCTCTGGCCCGTTCCAGTGCGGTCGACCCGGATTTTTCGAACAGCGGCAGCCACGCGCTGATCAACTACGGGCACTGGGACGGGCCGAACGCCCGTAACAAGGTGGGGCTCGTCGGTTGCGGCCAGGTTTATGATCCGGCCCGCAAGTTGATATGGATCTCAAATGCCGCATCCACCGAGCTCTATCCCGTATATTCCCCCTCCGACGGGGCGTATGAATATTATTACGATCCCGTGAGGAAAATCAAACCGCCTGTTTCCAGGTCTGTCGTCTCGATGGATCCTTACACGGGGAGGATCTCAAAACCGATCCCCCTCAACGCGGACCCCGCCCCCGGCGCGATGGCATTGTCGGATAACGGCCGCTACCTCTTCGTGGGACTGCGCGATGTTGGAGAAATCAGTCGCATTGATCTTCAAGCAAGTCCGCCGGAAACAGTCAGGATCGTTCTTCCCAAAGACCCGTACAGTGCGGTTCCGCAGGCGTCCGATATCGAAGCTCTCGAGGGCGACGGAACCAGCATCATCGTCACCATAAAGGGTGGAGGTTATGTCGCGGCGATCGATGGGTCGACCGCGCGAAAAGTGAAGGTCGAAAGATTTTCTTTCACCGATACCAATTTGATCACTTTCATCAACAGGACGGCGAATCCCGCTGTTTTCACCGGTGTCGGGGGCATGCTGTATCGGCTGTCGGTCACGCCCGAGGGCGTCTGGGTGAACAAAACCCGTGAGAAGCCCCATGGAGGAGATTTCAGTTCATCCGGCAGCGGCGAATTGTGGATGTGGAACATGAACTTGTTCGAGGTCGGCTCGCTCGCCCAGGTGGTGAATCTTCTGCCTTGGAGTTACGGACTGTCCATTTTGGAAAATCCCCGCAACAGGGCCTACTTCCTGGATGCGACCAAGATAACGGCTTTTGATACCGTCACCCGTTCCCGGTTGGGAGAGCTGAGCCTTGTGAAACATGAGTGGGAGCTGAACGAGCGGTCCTTCATGCGTTGGGGGAGTGATGGTTTTTCCATTCTGAACGATGACGGGGTTTTTCTCGCACGCTGGGCATTGGCGGCTCCCGCCGTTGTCGTATCGCGTTCGGACGCTCCGATGATGCCGGAAGCAACCGGCAATGCCACCGACGCCGATGGCGATGGCATTCCCCATGCCTTCGAACAACTGTTCGGGTCCTCGTCATCCGGGTTCGATCCCAATCCGGTCAAGCTGACCACCGCCACCGAGGGCGGGAAGTCCGTGATCCGTCTGCGCTTCCCGCGCCGGGTTGGCATGACCATGTCTGATTATGGCTATGAAATCAGCCCGGATCTGAAAAATTGGAAACCGGTGGACGCGGTCTCCGAGGTGCCGCTCTCACTCGAATGGATCAACGGGGTGAATGTGGAGAACATCGAAACCACGTTTGAGGCTCCGGATTCGGGAAGTGGATTCGTTCGTCTGCGTTGGCGGTGA